A stretch of Leucobacter aridicollis DNA encodes these proteins:
- a CDS encoding MFS transporter yields the protein MSEDTAQRTDAVVKEKRAPLPRSVKFTVAILFAAWIVDYIDRLVITIVLPLIGADLELNNTQLGLLASGFFFAYAFAQVPGGMLTDRFGGRPIAGVAMLTWSAFTALSGLVSSFGVLFTIRVLFGAAQAPFPSAAAKILAERTTPNQRMTAQGIVSASNGIGSLVGYLVIPPVVVLLGWRGTFIAMAGLGVLSFFLLFLLPKLRVEVPKPSAESAAARAEQWRQVRALVRNPTMMIFAAMFFSSNLITWGVVTWMPSYLQQVRGIDVGSSSLLLALPALCIAVGIYVGGRLTDRLGGASAKIVAPAMAVSLVAIILMATSESLTMFIIFECIAIFGCGLCNVPVVSVPLKALSTQLSGSAFSIVNFGGQLAGIVAPLAMGILLDSYGYTSAFLFLGVGAVLAIVMAIIAPQSVDAFAQRTKLVAQEAQQ from the coding sequence ATGTCAGAGGACACAGCCCAACGCACCGACGCGGTGGTCAAGGAGAAGCGTGCGCCGCTGCCGCGTTCCGTGAAGTTCACCGTCGCGATCCTGTTCGCCGCGTGGATCGTGGACTACATCGACCGTCTCGTGATCACGATCGTGCTGCCCCTCATCGGCGCAGACCTCGAACTCAATAACACCCAGCTCGGCCTGCTCGCCTCCGGGTTCTTTTTCGCCTACGCCTTCGCACAGGTCCCGGGAGGGATGCTCACGGATCGGTTCGGCGGCCGCCCGATCGCTGGCGTCGCAATGCTCACGTGGTCGGCGTTCACCGCGCTGTCGGGCCTCGTCAGCAGCTTCGGCGTGCTGTTCACCATTCGCGTGCTGTTCGGTGCCGCGCAGGCCCCGTTCCCGAGCGCCGCGGCGAAGATCCTCGCAGAGCGTACGACGCCGAATCAGCGGATGACGGCGCAGGGGATCGTCTCGGCCTCGAACGGCATCGGGTCGCTCGTCGGCTACCTCGTGATTCCGCCCGTCGTTGTGCTGCTCGGGTGGCGGGGCACGTTTATCGCGATGGCGGGACTCGGGGTGCTCAGCTTCTTCCTGCTCTTCCTGCTCCCCAAACTGAGGGTGGAGGTGCCCAAGCCGTCCGCGGAGAGCGCGGCGGCCCGCGCAGAGCAGTGGCGCCAGGTCCGTGCCCTCGTTCGCAACCCGACCATGATGATCTTCGCCGCGATGTTCTTCAGCAGCAACCTCATCACCTGGGGCGTCGTGACCTGGATGCCGTCGTACCTGCAGCAGGTCCGTGGCATTGACGTGGGCAGCTCAAGCCTGCTCCTCGCGCTGCCCGCGCTCTGCATCGCGGTCGGCATCTACGTTGGCGGCCGCCTCACCGACAGGCTCGGCGGCGCGAGCGCGAAGATCGTCGCCCCGGCAATGGCCGTGAGCCTCGTCGCGATCATCCTCATGGCCACCTCGGAGTCGCTGACGATGTTCATCATCTTCGAGTGCATCGCGATCTTCGGCTGCGGGCTCTGCAACGTCCCGGTCGTGTCCGTGCCGCTGAAGGCACTGTCGACGCAGCTCTCGGGAAGCGCGTTCTCCATCGTGAACTTCGGCGGCCAGCTCGCGGGCATCGTCGCGCCGCTCGCCATGGGGATCCTGCTCGACAGCTACGGCTACACCTCGGCCTTCCTCTTCCTGGGTGTCGGAGCGGTGCTCGCCATCGTGATGGCGATCATCGCGCCCCAGTCCGTCGACGCATTCGCCCAGCGTACGAAGCTCGTGGCCCAGGAGGCGCAGCAGTGA
- a CDS encoding Lrp/AsnC family transcriptional regulator — translation MSPENSLDNLDLRLIHAVKLAPRAAWSALAPVIGVDAATLARRWAKLTERGQVYVTGYGTLGTPFTVAVAEVQCKPGRAHEVARQLALDSEALTINLTAGARDILVTVAVPDLEALSTYVLRDMGGLGDATSVRTTVVTSMMTDARPWTPRALSPGEQAKVAALQPAGPANARRQPIDVERAVIAELNHDGRAAVASIARRTGLTQKRVHDAIAGLQSAGLLSVRVDVARTLTAWPHYVWYSFRVPAERATAIAEALTKVEEVRSVLLTLGESNIMISAWLRTLADSQRFEVMVSTRIPDLVVLDRSLVIGSVKHYGHILTGAGFATGQTIPHRLPEPLAG, via the coding sequence ATGTCGCCAGAAAACTCCCTAGACAACCTGGATCTGCGACTTATCCACGCCGTCAAGCTTGCGCCGCGCGCCGCATGGAGCGCACTCGCCCCCGTCATCGGCGTCGACGCCGCAACGCTCGCGAGGCGCTGGGCGAAGCTCACCGAGCGCGGGCAGGTCTACGTGACCGGCTACGGCACTCTCGGGACACCCTTCACCGTGGCCGTCGCCGAGGTGCAGTGCAAACCGGGGCGCGCGCACGAGGTCGCACGACAGCTCGCACTGGATAGCGAGGCCCTGACGATCAACCTCACCGCCGGCGCCCGCGACATCCTCGTCACCGTAGCGGTCCCCGATCTGGAAGCGCTCTCGACCTACGTATTGCGCGACATGGGTGGGCTCGGAGACGCGACGTCGGTTCGCACTACCGTCGTGACGTCAATGATGACCGATGCACGGCCCTGGACCCCACGTGCCCTCTCCCCCGGCGAGCAGGCCAAAGTTGCTGCGCTCCAGCCGGCCGGGCCTGCAAACGCGCGGCGCCAACCGATCGACGTCGAACGTGCCGTCATCGCGGAACTCAACCACGACGGCCGGGCCGCAGTCGCCTCGATCGCGCGGCGCACCGGGCTCACCCAGAAGCGAGTGCACGACGCGATCGCAGGGCTGCAGAGCGCCGGCCTGCTGTCGGTGAGGGTCGACGTCGCGCGCACCCTGACAGCGTGGCCGCACTACGTCTGGTACTCGTTCCGTGTCCCGGCAGAGCGGGCGACCGCGATTGCAGAAGCGCTCACCAAGGTCGAGGAGGTGAGATCCGTACTGCTCACGCTCGGCGAGAGCAACATCATGATCTCGGCATGGCTGCGCACCCTCGCAGACTCCCAGCGCTTCGAGGTGATGGTATCGACCCGCATCCCGGATCTCGTGGTGCTCGACCGCTCACTCGTCATCGGGTCCGTGAAGCACTACGGGCACATCCTCACGGGCGCGGGCTTCGCGACGGGACAGACGATCCCCCACCGCCTCCCGGAGCCACTGGCGGGCTGA
- a CDS encoding helix-turn-helix domain-containing protein, whose protein sequence is MKESQQSSPLAANLRKWRERRGMSASALAREAGISKSTVSELERGNGNPSLDTLWSIAKTLNVSLGSLLADPGSIGDSEIRRLTDAPVIARDGDDFVAQLMAGWHGDGEVELSVVSLAPNALRSSRGNAAGVIERVLCASGLVEVGPDGAGHLLEPGDMLTFRADQPHFYRAREGGGQLFVVQQYPSGN, encoded by the coding sequence ATGAAAGAAAGCCAGCAATCCTCCCCCCTCGCCGCAAACCTTCGGAAATGGCGGGAGCGCCGCGGAATGAGCGCGTCCGCGCTTGCGCGCGAGGCGGGGATCTCAAAGTCGACCGTCTCAGAGCTTGAACGGGGAAACGGGAACCCGTCGCTCGACACGCTTTGGTCGATCGCAAAAACCCTGAATGTATCGCTCGGGAGCTTGCTCGCCGACCCTGGGTCGATCGGGGACTCAGAAATACGCCGACTGACAGACGCGCCGGTTATCGCCCGCGATGGCGACGATTTCGTAGCCCAGCTCATGGCGGGTTGGCACGGAGATGGCGAGGTTGAACTCTCTGTCGTCTCGCTCGCCCCAAACGCCTTGCGCAGTTCACGCGGCAACGCCGCCGGAGTGATTGAGCGGGTACTCTGCGCCAGCGGGCTCGTGGAGGTTGGGCCCGACGGGGCAGGTCACCTCCTCGAACCAGGGGACATGCTCACTTTCAGGGCGGACCAACCACACTTCTACCGCGCCAGGGAGGGCGGAGGGCAGCTGTTTGTTGTCCAGCAGTACCCCTCCGGAAACTAG
- a CDS encoding ATP-binding cassette domain-containing protein, whose amino-acid sequence MDAEPTPTTRQPQAPVIETRGITKSFGHVRALQGASLQAYAGEVLALIGDNGAGKSTLSNVIAGVHAPDEGEIILNGKEISVASVRAAREVGIEIVYQDLAQAPDLTVVQNFFFGRELLKPGLGRLIGHVDESAMRDRTKEAMSLLGARVPSLTAPVSALSGGQRQAIAVARAVMWAKAAILMDEPTAALGPKQTAMVYDAVRAAADRDLAVILVSHDIPKMLEFADRIAIMRHGRVVAQMPTAGLELVDVLTTMLSAKEEAA is encoded by the coding sequence ATGGATGCGGAACCCACCCCAACGACGAGGCAGCCGCAGGCGCCGGTCATCGAAACCCGCGGGATCACGAAAAGCTTCGGCCACGTCCGAGCGCTTCAAGGTGCCTCGCTCCAGGCCTATGCGGGAGAAGTTCTCGCACTGATTGGCGATAACGGAGCGGGCAAGTCAACGTTGTCGAACGTCATCGCGGGCGTACACGCGCCCGACGAAGGCGAGATTATCCTCAACGGCAAGGAGATCTCTGTCGCCTCAGTTCGCGCCGCCCGCGAAGTCGGGATCGAGATCGTCTACCAGGATCTCGCACAGGCACCCGACCTCACCGTGGTGCAGAACTTCTTCTTCGGCCGCGAACTCCTCAAGCCTGGCCTTGGCCGGCTGATCGGACATGTCGACGAATCAGCAATGCGCGACCGTACCAAGGAGGCCATGAGCCTTCTCGGGGCCAGGGTCCCCTCTCTGACTGCTCCGGTGAGCGCCCTGTCCGGAGGACAGCGGCAGGCCATCGCCGTCGCACGCGCGGTCATGTGGGCTAAGGCAGCGATTCTGATGGACGAGCCCACAGCAGCGCTCGGGCCCAAGCAAACAGCCATGGTGTACGACGCAGTTCGTGCAGCGGCCGACCGCGACCTCGCAGTCATTCTTGTCTCGCACGACATTCCAAAGATGCTTGAGTTCGCAGACAGGATCGCGATCATGCGGCATGGCCGTGTGGTCGCGCAAATGCCGACTGCCGGCCTCGAACTCGTCGACGTTCTCACGACCATGCTGTCTGCCAAGGAGGAAGCCGCGTGA
- a CDS encoding ABC transporter permease, translated as MNQSTAVRTPSTESVTTPPSFDSSEPSAARRLLTSTAFLIAVVVVALILLFGLLSPNGVFLGPANFRNLALDSAQLILLAVGMTFLVGAGELDLSIGANVILSSVVAAKVITWLGGSPEAVLAGEYTNALLAVLAGVAAAIGTGLLFGFINALLVNTLRVNSFIVTLAMMSVGSGLAYIVTNGVNVSSLPREMQKGFGSADFIGIIPIPALLALVVGAIAWYTMTKLRFGAHTLGMGSSLRAAERAGVNVRRQRIKLFLIMGGICGLVGFIDIARFLTTNIQGHQGDALAAIAAVVIGGTSLFGGRASVPGSMIAAIIPAVLINGLVILRVGSFYQLVVTGAILLIAVGIDQRRRAQQK; from the coding sequence GTGAACCAGTCAACTGCCGTACGTACCCCGAGCACCGAATCGGTCACGACACCGCCATCGTTTGACAGCAGCGAGCCCAGCGCCGCGCGGCGACTGCTGACCTCGACAGCCTTCCTCATCGCGGTCGTCGTCGTCGCACTGATCCTGCTGTTCGGCCTACTCTCACCGAATGGTGTCTTTCTCGGGCCCGCAAACTTCCGCAACCTCGCCCTCGACTCTGCCCAGTTGATCCTGCTGGCCGTAGGAATGACGTTCCTCGTGGGCGCTGGCGAACTCGATCTCTCAATCGGCGCGAACGTTATCCTCTCCTCAGTGGTCGCGGCGAAGGTGATCACCTGGCTTGGTGGCTCACCCGAGGCGGTGCTCGCGGGCGAGTACACAAACGCGCTCCTGGCGGTCCTTGCGGGTGTTGCCGCGGCGATTGGCACCGGGTTGCTCTTCGGGTTCATCAATGCCCTGCTCGTGAACACCCTTCGCGTGAACTCATTTATCGTCACGCTCGCCATGATGAGCGTCGGCAGCGGACTTGCGTACATCGTTACGAACGGCGTTAACGTAAGCTCGCTGCCGCGCGAGATGCAGAAGGGCTTCGGCTCCGCCGACTTCATCGGCATTATCCCTATCCCCGCGCTCCTCGCACTCGTCGTTGGCGCGATCGCGTGGTACACAATGACGAAGCTGCGATTCGGCGCCCACACGCTCGGAATGGGTTCGTCGCTGCGCGCCGCGGAACGCGCGGGCGTGAACGTGCGCCGGCAGCGGATCAAGCTGTTTCTCATCATGGGCGGGATCTGTGGCCTCGTCGGTTTTATCGACATCGCGAGGTTCCTCACCACCAACATTCAAGGCCATCAGGGCGACGCTCTCGCCGCTATCGCTGCGGTCGTCATCGGCGGCACAAGCCTCTTCGGTGGTCGCGCGTCAGTCCCCGGCTCGATGATCGCCGCGATCATCCCCGCCGTGCTCATTAACGGCCTCGTGATCCTGCGGGTCGGTTCGTTCTACCAGCTCGTCGTCACTGGCGCGATCCTCCTCATCGCCGTTGGTATCGACCAGCGCCGTCGCGCCCAACAGAAGTAG
- a CDS encoding substrate-binding domain-containing protein, which yields MSRFISRLGKSGAVAGAATLALILSSCATTPSEGGADSPSEEPTIAFVAAQMTATYFQVMQCGAKAAAEENGVRLDWQGDPNWDLKTQTPLINAAVQTKPAGLVLVPTDPVGLIETVENISADGVPVLTVDGSLDEPAELQNIRTDNLSAGALAADALAKAVGEQGTVLVIASFPGVAANAERVDGFTERMAEAYPDITVLPTEYSDADQSKAAQKAAAAIANPDLKGIYTTLAPASAGASAAIQAANKTGEVKLVAYDADPAQVADLKAGVYDALVAQDPYGLGYDSVDRLAKIAQGELDPESLEYQEYVSAFIIDRDNADTEEAQRFIYKPSC from the coding sequence GTGTCTAGATTCATCAGCCGCCTTGGCAAGAGCGGAGCCGTCGCCGGCGCCGCAACACTCGCTCTCATCCTGAGTTCCTGCGCGACGACGCCCTCGGAGGGCGGCGCTGACTCTCCCAGTGAAGAACCCACGATCGCCTTCGTCGCCGCCCAAATGACAGCGACCTACTTCCAGGTGATGCAGTGCGGCGCAAAAGCCGCAGCCGAAGAGAACGGCGTTCGCCTCGACTGGCAAGGCGACCCGAACTGGGACTTGAAGACCCAAACCCCGCTAATCAATGCCGCAGTTCAGACCAAGCCCGCCGGCCTCGTACTCGTGCCGACAGATCCCGTGGGCCTCATCGAAACAGTGGAGAACATCTCGGCCGACGGGGTGCCCGTACTGACCGTCGACGGAAGTCTCGACGAACCAGCGGAGTTGCAGAATATCCGCACCGACAATCTGAGCGCCGGCGCACTCGCAGCAGACGCGCTCGCCAAGGCAGTTGGAGAGCAGGGGACGGTGCTCGTCATCGCTTCCTTCCCGGGAGTGGCTGCGAATGCCGAACGTGTCGACGGCTTCACCGAACGGATGGCAGAGGCCTACCCCGACATCACGGTGCTTCCCACAGAGTACTCAGACGCAGACCAGAGCAAGGCTGCACAGAAAGCAGCCGCGGCAATCGCCAACCCGGATTTGAAGGGTATCTACACAACGCTGGCACCCGCATCAGCCGGCGCTTCAGCCGCGATCCAGGCCGCAAACAAGACAGGAGAAGTCAAGCTTGTGGCGTATGACGCTGATCCCGCACAGGTCGCAGACCTCAAGGCAGGCGTCTACGACGCCCTGGTCGCGCAAGACCCATATGGGCTCGGATACGACTCGGTTGACCGACTCGCGAAGATCGCTCAGGGCGAGCTTGATCCGGAATCACTTGAGTATCAAGAGTATGTCAGCGCGTTCATTATCGACCGCGACAATGCCGACACCGAAGAGGCACAGCGCTTCATCTATAAGCCGAGCTGCTAA
- a CDS encoding Gfo/Idh/MocA family protein, with protein MTPSLRSQKDDSVVSGARKDRVRIAVVGSGPFGALHAETLMRNSDVELVAIVNHDVLRARTLADKLGVKAAYESVEKLLDATNVDGITVATANAHHVAPSIAALQAGVSVLLEKPVAPTTAAAEQLLAAERASTGFVFPAHLLRFAAPYQELKHRIELGDVGTPRAFSFRRHRNVDHDTRFSDTHPVLMTMIHDIDLALWCDGAQPVNVTAREVHVAGRSQPTVVWAEVETSSGSLWSFQVSWSLGGAQDTTSLPDALEIVGEDGTLSLRLDPRVYAHSATSTTVDDVLTPSAAHGAMEQELRDFADAVRHGRPPTAVTLEEAVAGLHLADRIIMAAATGEATEAR; from the coding sequence ATGACGCCCAGCCTACGATCGCAGAAGGATGACTCAGTCGTCAGTGGGGCGCGGAAAGATCGCGTGCGCATTGCCGTCGTAGGGTCCGGCCCGTTTGGGGCGCTTCACGCGGAGACGCTCATGCGCAACTCCGACGTCGAACTCGTCGCAATCGTCAATCACGACGTGCTTCGAGCTCGGACTCTCGCCGACAAGCTCGGTGTCAAAGCCGCGTACGAGTCGGTTGAGAAACTTCTTGACGCCACGAACGTCGACGGGATCACGGTCGCCACCGCGAATGCCCACCACGTCGCGCCAAGCATCGCTGCCCTCCAGGCAGGCGTAAGTGTGCTGCTCGAGAAACCAGTTGCCCCGACAACAGCAGCAGCGGAGCAGTTACTCGCGGCTGAGCGGGCGAGCACCGGCTTTGTGTTCCCAGCACATCTTCTTCGCTTCGCCGCCCCCTATCAAGAGCTCAAGCACCGCATCGAGCTCGGCGACGTTGGTACTCCACGAGCGTTCTCGTTTCGGCGGCATCGCAACGTTGACCACGACACGAGATTCTCTGATACGCACCCGGTCCTCATGACGATGATCCACGACATCGACCTCGCACTCTGGTGCGATGGAGCGCAGCCTGTCAACGTGACCGCGCGCGAAGTACATGTGGCCGGCCGCTCGCAGCCGACCGTGGTGTGGGCGGAAGTGGAGACCAGTTCCGGATCGCTCTGGTCGTTCCAGGTCTCGTGGTCTTTGGGAGGTGCACAAGACACAACCTCGCTTCCGGATGCGCTCGAGATTGTTGGGGAAGATGGCACGCTGTCACTCAGGCTGGATCCCCGCGTCTACGCGCACTCCGCGACCAGCACCACCGTCGACGACGTACTCACCCCCTCCGCCGCCCATGGAGCAATGGAACAAGAACTGCGCGACTTTGCCGACGCTGTTCGCCACGGACGGCCGCCAACTGCGGTGACTCTCGAGGAGGCTGTGGCAGGGCTCCATCTCGCGGACCGAATCATCATGGCCGCAGCTACTGGCGAAGCGACCGAGGCCCGATAG
- a CDS encoding amidohydrolase family protein: MSETRATRADSHIHLFQHGFSTAEDPGAELATYLSLRERYGIDEALVVGYEGHPQFAGNNEYILALAMTHSWIHPTLFLDPQRPPTPSEIESDRARGAVGYSLYLGADPELTAAIPRETWDALSHTRSILSVNATPEAVSGAEPRFRDADGACVLLSHLGLPGDLAQASASEIQQRIAPISRLADAPNVSVKLSGLYATDPDFPHAAGTHIARELIAAFGPRRTLWGSDYAPGLSVLSEPELFALPGPIRDDLTEDELESVLGGALRAVLAGART; the protein is encoded by the coding sequence GTGTCCGAGACGCGTGCCACCCGGGCGGACAGTCACATCCACCTATTTCAACACGGGTTCTCCACCGCCGAGGATCCGGGCGCTGAGCTCGCAACGTACCTCTCGCTTCGCGAGCGCTACGGGATCGACGAGGCGCTCGTCGTCGGGTACGAGGGGCACCCACAGTTCGCAGGGAACAACGAGTACATACTCGCTCTTGCTATGACGCACTCGTGGATACACCCAACGCTCTTCCTCGACCCGCAGCGTCCCCCCACGCCGAGCGAGATTGAATCCGACCGCGCCAGAGGCGCTGTCGGATACTCGCTCTACCTCGGCGCGGATCCGGAACTCACTGCAGCAATTCCGCGGGAGACTTGGGACGCTCTCTCCCACACCCGCTCCATCCTGAGCGTGAACGCTACGCCCGAAGCAGTCTCCGGCGCCGAGCCACGATTCCGCGATGCAGACGGAGCGTGTGTACTCCTGAGCCACCTCGGGCTTCCCGGTGACCTCGCCCAAGCCTCCGCATCGGAAATCCAGCAGCGGATCGCCCCGATCTCGCGGCTCGCTGATGCCCCAAACGTCTCGGTCAAGCTGTCCGGCCTGTATGCCACCGATCCGGACTTCCCGCACGCCGCTGGGACGCACATCGCGCGCGAGCTCATAGCGGCCTTTGGCCCGCGGCGAACCCTCTGGGGGTCCGACTATGCCCCAGGTCTCAGCGTTCTCTCTGAGCCAGAGCTATTCGCTCTGCCCGGCCCAATTCGTGATGACCTCACCGAGGATGAGCTTGAATCCGTTCTCGGCGGCGCACTCAGGGCAGTCCTCGCGGGGGCACGCACATGA
- a CDS encoding L-rhamnose mutarotase — protein sequence MNRFCYLFDIIPGSEQRYADEHATLWDGVAEAMRDAGVTEYTLFRRGTLVIATGSCNGPVSETFARLERDPVNAAWSAHIRSLMIDPTDDDGRLLFAAEVWQLPGTAQASTSS from the coding sequence ATGAACCGTTTCTGCTATCTCTTCGACATAATCCCTGGCAGCGAACAGCGCTACGCAGACGAGCACGCGACGCTCTGGGACGGCGTCGCAGAAGCCATGCGCGACGCCGGAGTCACCGAATACACGCTGTTCCGTCGCGGCACACTCGTCATCGCGACCGGCAGCTGCAACGGCCCTGTCTCAGAGACGTTCGCACGGCTGGAGCGCGACCCGGTGAACGCGGCCTGGAGCGCTCACATCCGCAGCCTCATGATCGATCCGACCGACGATGATGGGCGCCTCCTCTTCGCCGCCGAAGTCTGGCAGCTGCCAGGCACCGCGCAAGCCTCAACTAGCTCATAA
- a CDS encoding aminotransferase class V-fold PLP-dependent enzyme: MHVPGEQPLLEKEAFVNLTADSYLYTGAHSPALRRVEEAIVSSYRAKSLGEDGRRVLYEAEAATRASIARLTDRPVEEIGLLGDASSAWSAIANGWKWSPGDNVVVNEYEHPAVFAPWLRLREAGLEVRVVPRRADWSLPIEDLMDACDERTVALCVSHVGYITGLRYDLDALGRAAEIADVPLLLDISHSLGVVRTDLRRAALTVSASYKWTLGPYGVGIVCWNRDTLPDFKPGAVGWRSLTNIFTDDRFENLNWNAGASRFQVGAPALAEIAGLGAAVDEILELGIERVEAHAVSLAAAAAAGLREQGFTVITPQDPSAHAGNVSFLWPDGERLAATLAEHGVYVWGGDGRVRASFHVMNDARDVTRLLDAVRSATATAAGAHRETTPGKG, translated from the coding sequence ATGCATGTTCCTGGAGAACAGCCACTCCTTGAGAAAGAGGCCTTTGTCAATCTAACGGCAGATTCCTACCTCTACACGGGTGCGCACTCCCCCGCGCTACGACGTGTCGAAGAGGCAATTGTCAGTTCGTACAGGGCCAAGAGCCTCGGTGAGGACGGAAGAAGGGTCCTCTACGAGGCGGAGGCGGCTACCCGTGCAAGTATTGCACGCCTCACAGATCGACCGGTCGAAGAGATCGGTCTGCTGGGTGATGCTTCGAGCGCGTGGAGTGCCATCGCAAACGGATGGAAGTGGTCTCCGGGCGACAACGTCGTTGTGAACGAGTACGAGCATCCGGCGGTGTTCGCACCCTGGCTCCGGTTGCGCGAGGCGGGCTTGGAGGTACGGGTTGTGCCCCGGCGAGCCGACTGGTCACTCCCCATCGAAGACTTGATGGATGCGTGCGATGAACGCACCGTGGCCCTGTGTGTGAGCCACGTCGGGTACATCACCGGGCTGCGGTACGATCTGGACGCACTCGGCCGCGCGGCGGAGATCGCCGACGTGCCCTTGCTACTTGATATCTCGCATTCCCTCGGCGTCGTGCGCACTGATCTCAGACGGGCCGCCCTCACCGTTAGCGCCTCGTACAAGTGGACGCTCGGCCCCTACGGCGTCGGCATCGTATGCTGGAACCGCGACACCCTTCCAGACTTCAAACCCGGCGCGGTGGGCTGGCGTTCCCTCACCAATATCTTCACGGACGACCGGTTCGAGAACCTCAACTGGAACGCGGGCGCGTCGCGGTTCCAAGTCGGCGCCCCTGCACTCGCCGAGATTGCAGGTCTCGGCGCAGCGGTCGACGAGATCCTCGAACTCGGGATCGAACGCGTTGAAGCGCACGCCGTCAGCCTCGCTGCTGCGGCGGCCGCTGGCCTGCGGGAGCAGGGTTTCACAGTCATCACCCCCCAAGACCCATCGGCGCACGCCGGCAACGTCTCCTTCTTGTGGCCCGACGGGGAACGACTGGCAGCCACTCTCGCCGAACATGGCGTCTACGTCTGGGGTGGTGACGGGCGAGTTCGCGCCTCGTTCCATGTGATGAACGATGCGCGAGACGTCACGCGCCTCCTCGATGCTGTCCGATCGGCGACGGCGACGGCAGCGGGCGCGCACCGCGAAACCACACCTGGGAAAGGATAA
- a CDS encoding M20 family metallopeptidase, translated as MAPSHPDHGSHPLTNDQSAAIDAFLAEREDELLALVSDLIAIDSQIPPHADERQIVSFLVSVLEEANLAEDVSVVGQTPERPSLIARVKGTGGGQSLMLNGHTDTKPVGEAAHLWRTDPHTATVVDGNLFGLGATDMKAAVACMILAARAVRETGVQLRGDIVFGFVADEEAGAQLGSKFVAPLIDNVDAVLIGEPSGWEHDWQGIHLVSRGVCGFRIKVTGTQMHSSLSDRMPSVNASLKLADLMVRIGSELDLPFTPHPLGGVGPTLNTGVMIAGGTFFGVVPGQAEFACDLRTVPGQTREQVAQGIETWLDACRVADPDLQVDYAFEPGLDWIPWSELEAGHPLVAVVTDAASDVLGEAPPLGVFPGGTDAPWFSQQGIPTLPSFGPGTLTCAHGPNEFVSVRSIHEAARIYARIIANFCS; from the coding sequence ATGGCACCATCTCACCCGGACCACGGGTCTCACCCGCTCACAAACGATCAATCGGCCGCCATAGACGCATTTCTTGCCGAGCGCGAAGATGAACTTCTTGCGCTCGTCTCCGACCTTATCGCCATCGACTCGCAGATCCCCCCGCACGCCGACGAGCGGCAGATCGTGAGCTTCCTTGTGTCTGTACTGGAGGAAGCAAACCTCGCGGAGGACGTCTCGGTGGTCGGCCAGACACCCGAGCGGCCAAGTTTGATCGCCCGAGTGAAGGGGACCGGTGGCGGACAGTCGCTGATGCTCAACGGTCATACCGACACCAAACCTGTCGGTGAGGCTGCACACCTCTGGCGCACTGACCCGCACACCGCCACAGTCGTCGACGGAAACCTCTTCGGGCTCGGCGCGACCGATATGAAGGCTGCCGTCGCCTGCATGATCCTCGCGGCGCGCGCAGTGCGGGAAACCGGCGTCCAGCTCCGAGGAGATATCGTGTTTGGCTTTGTCGCAGACGAAGAAGCCGGCGCTCAGCTCGGTTCCAAGTTCGTGGCTCCGCTGATCGACAACGTCGACGCGGTGCTCATCGGCGAGCCCAGCGGCTGGGAGCACGATTGGCAGGGTATCCACCTAGTGTCCCGAGGAGTGTGCGGTTTCCGGATCAAGGTGACTGGCACCCAGATGCACTCGAGCCTCTCCGACCGCATGCCGTCAGTCAACGCCTCGCTAAAGCTCGCAGACCTCATGGTGCGCATCGGGTCGGAACTCGATCTCCCGTTCACACCGCATCCACTTGGAGGGGTCGGTCCGACGCTCAACACCGGCGTGATGATCGCCGGGGGCACATTCTTCGGCGTCGTGCCTGGCCAGGCCGAGTTCGCCTGCGACCTCCGCACAGTCCCGGGACAGACTCGCGAACAGGTGGCACAAGGCATCGAAACCTGGCTTGACGCATGTCGCGTCGCGGACCCAGATTTGCAGGTTGATTACGCATTTGAGCCTGGCCTTGATTGGATCCCATGGAGCGAGCTCGAAGCGGGTCACCCGCTCGTGGCTGTAGTGACCGATGCTGCCAGTGACGTCTTGGGCGAGGCACCCCCACTCGGTGTGTTCCCAGGCGGCACCGACGCGCCATGGTTCTCGCAACAGGGGATCCCAACACTGCCCTCCTTCGGCCCGGGAACTCTCACGTGTGCCCATGGCCCCAATGAGTTTGTGAGTGTACGGAGCATCCATGAAGCCGCGCGCATCTACGCAAGAATCATTGCGAACTTCTGCTCGTAG